The following proteins are co-located in the Myroides profundi genome:
- a CDS encoding helix-turn-helix transcriptional regulator — MEMLLQTEKEIDQYKDSIYIMREQLEHRFPPHKHNKSQILLVSGGIAYLKTKEREYYIPAQHYVWIPKGMIHNVKSNTTDVVILNIYFYEEDTDVEHRFMERLGIYPVSNLMYEMLIYARQWKGIILPDTWAYEFLSTMKHYIMQHPGKSFSIQLPTTEEPKMLLITEYMQKNLGEALTLNVMAEVFGYSVRTLTRLFKSHLDISFLQYLKMVRMIKAMELLMSTDKNVSEVAFDVGYSSIAAFSNTFQQLFNVRPSDFQISMHNIK, encoded by the coding sequence ATGGAAATGTTATTACAAACAGAAAAGGAAATAGATCAATACAAGGATAGTATCTATATTATGCGAGAGCAATTAGAACATAGGTTTCCTCCTCATAAGCACAATAAGAGTCAGATACTACTAGTATCTGGAGGGATCGCTTATCTAAAGACAAAAGAAAGAGAGTATTATATACCAGCTCAGCATTATGTATGGATACCTAAAGGGATGATACACAATGTGAAGTCTAATACTACGGATGTCGTGATTCTAAATATCTACTTCTATGAAGAAGATACTGATGTGGAGCATCGCTTTATGGAGCGTTTAGGTATTTACCCAGTGAGTAATTTGATGTATGAGATGTTGATTTATGCTAGGCAGTGGAAGGGAATTATCCTACCTGATACTTGGGCTTATGAGTTTCTATCTACGATGAAGCACTACATTATGCAGCATCCAGGTAAGTCATTTTCTATTCAATTGCCTACAACAGAAGAACCTAAAATGTTGTTGATCACAGAGTATATGCAAAAGAATTTAGGTGAAGCATTAACACTAAATGTAATGGCTGAGGTATTTGGCTATAGTGTGAGGACATTGACAAGATTATTTAAATCTCATTTAGATATTTCGTTTTTGCAATATTTAAAGATGGTAAGAATGATTAAGGCTATGGAGCTTCTGATGAGTACAGATAAGAATGTGAGTGAAGTAGCCTTTGATGTTGGCTATTCTAGTATTGCTGCTTTTAGTAATACTTTTCAGCAATTGTTTAATGTAAGACCAAGTGATTTCCAGATTTCAATGCACAATATAAAGTAA
- a CDS encoding TolC family protein, whose protein sequence is MKQNNFLYLIVFLLIIGQKALPQSIKDDKNTFDLDRIWELTQENHKKIKAIQLNEKAQQENIKNTKASQLPTINLQGSYSRLSDMPLYEDGFLNKPTTVRINSTNYSSMLATDVILYNGLSKNREIKIQEVDLASIHSLLQLSLAEVKLESTKLFYTLIRHTHYKDLVEKEIKQDNKQLAEINSLYKNGTILKSDVLRSEVTLSNHQMLLTEIENNILIIQQQLNLLMGRDELAPLTPLYKDLKEEINLESSYESYLEKALQNAYELQIADNDIQRSELDLKQLQAKILPKVSLFADYSFNYPQNKAYPYADALYGMGQIGLKLNIPISNLYHTKHQKISQQSFISKQKVEREQKVDQLKNELRASYVKYTETLQRISVAEKNIKQTTETLRIIRNSYFNQQSLLTDLLDAETQLLQAQFDLTTAEINAKIEYYQIQKVIGNL, encoded by the coding sequence ATGAAACAGAACAACTTTTTATACCTAATAGTCTTTTTGCTCATAATAGGTCAAAAAGCACTACCCCAATCTATTAAGGATGATAAAAACACTTTTGATTTAGACAGAATATGGGAACTTACGCAAGAGAATCATAAAAAAATAAAAGCAATACAATTAAATGAGAAAGCGCAACAAGAAAATATTAAAAATACAAAAGCAAGCCAACTTCCTACTATAAACTTACAAGGTAGTTATAGTAGACTATCAGATATGCCCCTATATGAAGATGGTTTTCTAAACAAGCCTACAACAGTTAGGATCAACTCAACCAACTATAGTTCAATGTTAGCGACAGATGTAATACTGTACAATGGACTGAGCAAAAACAGAGAGATTAAAATACAAGAAGTAGATCTAGCCTCTATTCATTCACTACTCCAACTTTCGTTAGCTGAAGTCAAACTAGAAAGTACAAAACTCTTTTATACGCTAATACGCCATACACATTATAAAGATCTTGTCGAAAAAGAGATAAAACAAGACAATAAACAACTTGCTGAGATTAACAGTCTATACAAGAATGGTACTATTCTGAAAAGTGATGTGTTGCGTTCTGAGGTGACCTTGTCTAATCATCAAATGCTATTGACAGAAATAGAAAACAACATTCTGATTATCCAACAGCAACTTAATTTGCTAATGGGGCGTGATGAACTAGCTCCTCTAACACCATTATATAAGGATTTAAAGGAAGAAATAAACTTAGAATCCTCTTATGAATCTTATTTAGAAAAAGCATTACAAAACGCTTATGAGCTGCAAATAGCTGATAATGATATTCAACGAAGTGAATTGGATTTAAAACAACTCCAAGCAAAAATACTTCCTAAGGTAAGTTTGTTCGCTGATTACAGTTTTAACTATCCACAGAATAAGGCATATCCTTATGCTGATGCCTTATACGGTATGGGACAGATAGGTCTTAAACTCAATATTCCTATCTCTAACTTATATCACACCAAGCATCAGAAAATAAGCCAGCAGTCCTTTATCTCAAAACAAAAAGTAGAAAGAGAACAAAAAGTAGATCAGTTAAAAAATGAACTTAGAGCATCTTATGTAAAATATACAGAAACGTTACAAAGAATCTCAGTTGCTGAAAAAAACATCAAGCAAACTACAGAAACATTGCGTATTATCAGAAATAGTTACTTTAATCAACAGTCTTTATTGACAGACTTATTAGATGCAGAAACACAACTGTTACAAGCTCAATTCGACCTCACTACAGCAGAGATCAATGCTAAAATAGAATATTATCAAATACAAAAGGTAATCGGTAATTTATAA
- a CDS encoding helix-turn-helix domain-containing protein: MKEIFETFSPKNALVKKYVDYYYLDIKPNNEVREYQCFPHYNNTISIYASHQLASDGSMAFNEGADDYQIFTPIREDILHVRQVGRVHRVVIVFHPLGIQQFYRHLSFVNLITDYKFMEVGELAEVFATTDVDIITTLLDTALEKRYKPFSNSLLEQTIDYIFSEENNFSVQELADRLGVSRQHLNRVFKANMGVSLKRFYDIYLFRRTVNQKLYTSPEEKLTDIAYRFNFNDQSHLIKTYKAMTNNSPKNFFEKGTKLGSKDTFWHLEK; encoded by the coding sequence ATGAAAGAGATTTTTGAAACCTTTAGTCCTAAGAATGCTTTAGTAAAGAAGTATGTGGACTATTACTACTTAGATATAAAGCCGAATAATGAGGTGAGAGAGTACCAGTGCTTTCCTCATTATAATAATACGATTTCTATCTATGCCTCTCATCAACTAGCTAGTGATGGTTCGATGGCGTTTAATGAAGGAGCAGATGATTATCAGATATTCACTCCTATTAGAGAAGATATACTTCATGTGAGGCAGGTGGGGAGAGTACACAGAGTCGTTATTGTCTTTCATCCATTGGGGATACAGCAGTTTTATCGCCATTTAAGTTTTGTCAATCTGATTACTGATTATAAGTTTATGGAAGTAGGTGAATTAGCAGAAGTTTTTGCTACTACTGATGTAGATATTATTACTACATTATTAGATACAGCGCTAGAGAAGAGATATAAGCCATTCTCAAATAGCCTTCTAGAACAAACAATAGATTATATCTTCAGTGAAGAGAATAACTTCTCTGTACAAGAGTTAGCAGATAGACTAGGAGTGAGCAGACAACATCTAAATAGAGTTTTTAAGGCCAATATGGGAGTATCTTTAAAGAGGTTTTATGATATCTATTTGTTTAGAAGAACGGTGAACCAGAAACTCTATACCTCTCCTGAAGAGAAATTGACTGATATTGCTTATCGCTTTAATTTTAATGATCAGTCACATCTAATAAAGACTTATAAGGCAATGACTAATAATTCTCCTAAAAACTTCTTTGAGAAAGGAACTAAACTAGGAAGTAAAGATACTTTTTGGCATCTAGAGAAATAG
- a CDS encoding MFS transporter, translated as MKNIKLPTFKEWVPDYLIRITIFLILFPALAVFAFYYSNTLETMSYYGIEASDVQYSVILMYGALVCFLPLDDRLVKYFSLRQYLLLGIVFNTITYIICAMTRDLTIFFVCRFIQGAVCALFCSICLNLIFPRLNSARARVIGYTIFYGTLLVSVPICGILCSYILQYYSFNIMFYLLIILQVPGAVLLLTITNNVHIREKLPLYQVDWISYIYFTIIICSIGYIFVYGQQLNYLEHSRIRLLTSTTVVGLILFILRQLSLKRPFINLAVFRYKDFCLGILLIMIYYFFKGTTGFAYSYLQSLGVSSIHLTSIYISNTLGTIAGLLIVSRLLLNDVAIKYIVLLGFGTLLIYHIQVYFLFSNTGTTESFILPFFIQGFAIAALHIPLIIYAAASIPPAISNAVSFLGISFRFLSFSVTIGVTNYFQLFNKSIHYNRASEYIASTNPLNNETLKNIQHHVTLDGKDYTTGAQLATKIYNNHINTQIITRASQDYYTWVIWGLIFIILMVMLSSPTKKILSKLSKDFIPY; from the coding sequence ATGAAAAACATAAAACTACCAACTTTTAAAGAGTGGGTACCAGATTACCTTATTCGTATCACTATCTTCTTAATACTCTTTCCTGCTTTAGCTGTATTTGCTTTTTATTATAGCAATACGCTAGAGACGATGAGTTATTATGGTATCGAAGCTTCTGACGTCCAGTACTCTGTAATACTAATGTATGGCGCTTTAGTTTGTTTCTTACCACTAGATGATCGATTAGTCAAGTATTTTTCCTTAAGACAATACCTCTTACTAGGTATTGTCTTTAATACGATTACTTATATCATCTGTGCTATGACTAGAGACTTGACTATCTTCTTTGTTTGTCGTTTTATACAAGGAGCTGTATGTGCTTTATTCTGTAGCATCTGTCTTAATCTTATTTTTCCAAGACTTAATTCTGCTAGAGCCCGAGTGATAGGATATACTATATTCTATGGTACCTTATTAGTTTCTGTTCCGATATGCGGAATATTATGTAGCTACATACTTCAGTACTATTCATTTAATATTATGTTTTACTTACTGATTATCTTACAGGTACCTGGAGCTGTTCTATTACTCACTATTACTAATAATGTACACATTAGAGAAAAACTCCCTCTATATCAGGTAGATTGGATTAGTTATATTTACTTTACGATTATTATCTGTTCTATCGGCTATATATTCGTGTATGGACAACAATTAAACTATTTGGAACACAGTAGAATCAGACTGTTAACTAGTACAACAGTTGTAGGGTTAATCTTATTCATCTTGAGACAGCTCAGTCTTAAAAGACCTTTTATTAATCTAGCTGTTTTTAGATACAAAGACTTTTGTTTAGGTATCCTCTTGATTATGATCTATTACTTTTTTAAAGGAACGACAGGTTTTGCTTACTCCTATTTACAGTCATTAGGCGTATCTTCTATTCATCTGACTAGTATTTATATCAGTAATACCTTAGGGACAATAGCGGGGTTACTAATTGTATCAAGATTATTATTAAATGATGTTGCGATTAAATACATTGTATTACTTGGTTTTGGAACTTTATTAATCTATCACATCCAAGTCTATTTCTTATTCTCTAATACAGGTACAACAGAGAGTTTTATACTTCCCTTTTTTATTCAAGGATTTGCCATTGCAGCTTTACACATTCCCTTAATAATATACGCAGCTGCCTCTATACCACCAGCTATATCTAATGCTGTTTCATTTTTAGGAATTAGCTTTAGGTTCTTAAGTTTTTCTGTTACGATAGGAGTTACCAATTACTTCCAACTGTTTAATAAAAGTATACACTACAATAGAGCTTCTGAATATATAGCATCTACTAATCCATTAAACAATGAAACACTTAAAAATATACAACACCATGTCACACTAGATGGAAAAGATTACACCACAGGAGCTCAACTAGCCACTAAAATTTACAATAACCATATCAATACACAGATTATAACTAGAGCCTCTCAAGACTACTATACTTGGGTTATCTGGGGGTTAATATTTATTATTCTCATGGTCATGTTATCTTCTCCTACCAAGAAGATTCTTAGTAAACTAAGTAAGGACTTTATACCTTATTAA
- a CDS encoding DUF6624 domain-containing protein, producing MSNQQVLELIKIDSLNNKVYKILSPSNDLLSYEQAATYSPKKYTVDRYVDQQNDSIVLKFKKITRKDIAFKKTMMLYQTYGIYTDTINTKLDIDCTQIDSLLKDTYLKDKENRLSGTMDLKIDALNQRLLFNIFDHCDFHTAIVNKKESSYHALVILLHANTKYQKKYFKQIKKAIKLGYLEPKHLAYLQDKIATGEEIPQKYGTQSTYDDKGNLILYPYDNLKKVNKRRKELGLEPLNIQ from the coding sequence ATGAGCAATCAGCAAGTACTAGAGTTAATAAAAATAGATTCTCTTAATAATAAAGTTTATAAAATATTATCTCCTAGTAATGACCTTTTAAGTTATGAACAAGCGGCTACATACTCTCCAAAAAAATATACTGTAGATAGATACGTTGACCAACAAAATGATTCTATAGTTTTAAAATTCAAAAAAATCACTAGAAAAGATATAGCGTTTAAAAAGACTATGATGTTGTATCAAACTTATGGAATATATACTGACACTATCAATACTAAATTAGATATCGACTGTACCCAAATAGATAGTCTGTTAAAAGATACTTACCTAAAAGATAAAGAAAATAGATTAAGTGGTACAATGGATCTGAAAATAGATGCACTAAATCAAAGGTTATTATTTAACATCTTTGATCATTGTGATTTTCATACAGCAATAGTAAACAAAAAAGAAAGTAGTTACCATGCTCTTGTCATATTATTACATGCTAATACCAAATATCAAAAGAAATATTTCAAACAAATAAAAAAGGCTATAAAACTAGGCTACTTAGAACCAAAACACTTGGCTTACTTACAAGATAAAATAGCTACAGGCGAAGAAATACCTCAAAAATATGGAACACAATCAACTTATGATGATAAAGGAAATCTAATATTATACCCTTATGATAATCTCAAAAAAGTAAATAAGAGAAGAAAAGAATTAGGGCTTGAGCCTCTCAACATCCAATAA
- a CDS encoding HlyD family secretion protein has product MSTNNKITKVDRIILKITQIIALLAIAGLAVYGMILGIEFLRYESTNDAQVEQYVNPINSKVGGYIKTIHFEENQLVKSGDTLITIDNRDYKAVQLEAKASLQSAQSQIDILDANINTLHTNAQVTKVQIEVARAKLTRQQQEFKRFKNLLEEESTTQQQFDNIKTALDIAVSEYQAAQQAYQAALSKIEDVKAQKLAAISNLKLSEATLDKSNLNLGYTVITAPYTGRIGKKIIQEGQLIQSGQTISYIVNEERGKWIIANFKETQIGKFKIGQSAKITIDAFPDIEFIGEIESISPATGSRYSLLPPDNATGNFVKIIQRIPVRIKLKDNVAKISNLSAGMNANVYIDKP; this is encoded by the coding sequence ATGAGTACAAATAATAAAATAACAAAAGTAGACCGTATCATTCTTAAAATAACTCAAATAATAGCACTATTGGCTATCGCAGGGTTAGCAGTCTATGGGATGATTTTGGGAATAGAATTTTTAAGATATGAATCAACTAATGATGCTCAAGTAGAGCAATATGTAAACCCTATAAATAGCAAAGTAGGTGGTTATATCAAAACAATACACTTTGAAGAAAATCAATTGGTAAAATCTGGAGATACACTAATCACAATTGACAACAGAGATTATAAAGCTGTTCAACTAGAAGCAAAAGCTTCTCTACAAAGTGCGCAATCTCAAATCGATATACTGGATGCAAATATCAATACATTACATACTAATGCACAAGTAACAAAAGTTCAGATAGAAGTAGCTAGAGCAAAGCTCACTAGACAACAACAAGAGTTTAAACGATTTAAAAATCTACTTGAAGAAGAATCAACTACTCAACAGCAATTTGACAATATCAAAACGGCTCTAGATATAGCAGTATCAGAATACCAAGCTGCTCAACAAGCTTATCAAGCTGCATTGTCTAAAATAGAAGATGTAAAAGCTCAGAAACTGGCAGCTATCTCTAATCTAAAGTTGAGTGAAGCTACTTTAGATAAAAGCAACCTCAACCTAGGCTATACTGTTATCACAGCACCATATACTGGTCGAATAGGCAAGAAGATTATACAAGAAGGACAATTAATCCAATCTGGTCAAACAATCTCTTATATCGTCAATGAAGAAAGAGGTAAATGGATCATAGCGAATTTTAAAGAAACACAAATTGGCAAGTTTAAAATAGGGCAATCTGCTAAAATAACAATAGACGCTTTTCCTGATATAGAATTTATAGGAGAGATAGAATCCATCTCACCAGCTACTGGATCTAGATATTCCTTACTACCTCCTGATAATGCTACGGGGAACTTTGTCAAAATTATTCAACGTATCCCTGTAAGAATCAAACTAAAAGATAATGTAGCTAAGATTAGCAACTTATCTGCTGGGATGAATGCCAATGTATATATAGATAAACCATGA